From Chloroflexota bacterium, a single genomic window includes:
- a CDS encoding polyprenol monophosphomannose synthase: protein MQPTIVIPTYNEAENITKLIPILFNLPIESLKVLIVDDGSPDGTGDIANEFSMHYPNQIAVFQRGGKLGFGSAYIQGFQRALAEGAECIVQMDADFSHPPEKIGELLTALESHDVVIGSRYIPDGQLDDDWPLWRKALSAFGNYYAREILRLSIKDVTGGFRAWRRETLASMPLGRVRSNGYSFQIEMIHIAHRLGFRFYEIPIYFAERNLGESKMSFQIQLEAALRVWQIRMAYQDLKPLPQLPLQGK from the coding sequence ATGCAGCCAACTATTGTAATCCCAACTTATAACGAAGCTGAAAACATCACCAAATTGATCCCCATTCTTTTCAATTTACCTATTGAATCGCTCAAAGTTCTTATCGTAGATGATGGCAGCCCCGATGGCACAGGTGATATAGCCAACGAATTTTCTATGCACTACCCAAACCAAATCGCTGTGTTTCAACGCGGTGGAAAATTAGGCTTTGGCTCAGCCTATATTCAGGGATTTCAACGTGCGCTAGCTGAAGGCGCTGAATGTATCGTTCAGATGGATGCTGATTTTTCACATCCACCAGAGAAAATAGGGGAGCTATTAACTGCCCTCGAATCCCATGATGTTGTAATTGGCTCTCGGTATATCCCCGATGGCCAACTGGACGATGACTGGCCTCTATGGCGCAAAGCACTATCGGCATTCGGCAATTACTATGCCCGCGAAATTTTACGGCTTTCGATCAAAGACGTAACCGGTGGGTTTCGCGCCTGGCGGCGAGAAACACTTGCATCAATGCCCTTAGGGCGCGTGCGTTCCAATGGGTATTCATTTCAAATTGAAATGATACATATCGCTCACCGCCTGGGCTTCCGCTTCTACGAAATCCCGATTTACTTTGCAGAACGAAATCTCGGCGAGTCAAAAATGTCTTTTCAAATCCAATTGGAAGCCGCCCTCAGAGTATGGCAGATTCGCATGGCCTATCAAGACTTAAAACCGCTTCCGCAATTACCTCTACAAGGCAAATAA
- a CDS encoding DUF4388 domain-containing protein gives MALKGNLRDFSINQLLNLINLAKKTGTLIVEGPNDSAWVSFRDGKLAYSKMGAEDDALVAVLHRANKLTRAQYNTIKTRATHMSDKELGLLLINANYISQEDILSSLRTEFVGILHRIFTWVEGLFHFEDESNPPDGKITLQIGLENIIMDGSRRLREWEQLQDEIPSLDIALSFTARPGADLRNVNLSVEEWRVVSYINPKNTLRQIANTTKMNDLEIRKIVYGLLQAGLVEMVRPVGVSVVPQKPVLPTANTEEQKSLVNRLITRIRSL, from the coding sequence ATGGCACTCAAAGGCAACCTGCGCGATTTTTCGATCAATCAGCTACTCAACCTCATCAACCTGGCTAAAAAAACAGGCACGCTGATTGTTGAAGGCCCTAACGATTCAGCCTGGGTATCATTTCGAGATGGGAAATTGGCCTACTCGAAAATGGGAGCCGAAGATGATGCGCTGGTTGCAGTCCTTCACCGGGCAAATAAACTCACTCGAGCACAATACAACACGATAAAAACGCGCGCCACACATATGAGTGATAAAGAATTGGGGTTATTACTGATTAACGCCAACTACATCTCTCAGGAAGATATATTATCCAGCCTGCGAACAGAATTTGTGGGCATACTGCACCGGATATTTACCTGGGTAGAGGGACTTTTCCACTTTGAAGATGAATCCAACCCCCCGGACGGGAAGATCACCCTCCAGATCGGGTTGGAGAACATCATCATGGATGGTTCGCGCCGCCTTCGGGAGTGGGAACAACTCCAGGATGAAATCCCCAGCCTGGATATCGCACTCAGCTTTACAGCCCGCCCCGGTGCCGATTTGCGCAATGTCAACCTGAGCGTAGAAGAATGGCGCGTCGTATCGTATATCAATCCGAAAAACACCTTGCGCCAAATTGCCAACACGACCAAAATGAACGATCTGGAAATTCGCAAAATTGTTTATGGTCTGTTGCAGGCCGGATTGGTTGAAATGGTTCGCCCGGTTGGCGTATCTGTAGTACCGCAAAAACCGGTTTTACCGACGGCGAATACCGAAGAACAGAAATCGCTAGTCAACCGTCTTATCACACGCATACGTTCTTTATAA
- a CDS encoding ATP/GTP-binding protein, whose product MQTVKMVVTGPFSSGKTEFIQTVSEIDVVATERKISSEAERIKETTTVAMDFGRITVDDNLVLYLFGTPGQKRFDFMWEILSEGMLGFIVMVDSTRPGTFREARSILETFRAYAPTPYVVAANKQDMDDAWSVDDMRIALRLDPKIKLLPCVALDKEEVKKVLLELLYSILAEMEAGTF is encoded by the coding sequence ATGCAAACAGTAAAAATGGTGGTTACAGGCCCCTTTAGTTCAGGGAAGACGGAATTCATTCAAACCGTCAGTGAGATTGACGTCGTTGCAACCGAGCGAAAAATTTCCTCCGAGGCCGAGCGGATTAAAGAAACAACTACAGTTGCGATGGATTTTGGCCGCATAACCGTTGACGACAACCTTGTTCTCTATTTATTTGGCACACCCGGGCAAAAACGTTTCGATTTTATGTGGGAAATCCTCTCTGAAGGCATGTTGGGATTCATTGTAATGGTAGACAGTACTCGCCCGGGAACTTTCCGTGAGGCACGCAGTATTTTGGAGACCTTCCGTGCCTACGCACCAACGCCCTATGTTGTAGCAGCCAACAAACAAGATATGGATGATGCCTGGTCTGTAGACGATATGCGCATTGCGTTGCGTCTCGACCCTAAAATTAAGTTGCTTCCTTGTGTGGCGCTAGACAAAGAAGAAGTTAAGAAAGTTCTTCTGGAATTGCTGTACAGTATCCTGGCCGAAATGGAAGCCGGTACGTTTTAG
- a CDS encoding alpha/beta hydrolase — translation MSSITTDQGILHYEVYGRGRPVLLLHGWLGSWGLWQQTMKYLGQYYRTYALDFWGFGESGKKVPTFAVQDFVSMVNQFMERLGIEQAPLIGHSMGGTVSLSTAINYPERVSKVAVIGSPIVGSSLAFLLKLAGRRWIASLVFQMMGALHFGLRVGAPIITQDPRWYEMISRDLSRTTLESFLLSIESLRRTDLRPFLEQINIPAMGMYGDKDVIVHPKQWQLMQAHMPNVRVERFKNAGHFIMLDEPERFMHTVHNFLDSE, via the coding sequence GTGTCTTCAATAACGACCGATCAAGGAATTCTTCATTACGAAGTTTACGGGCGCGGACGCCCTGTATTATTACTGCATGGTTGGCTAGGGTCTTGGGGGCTATGGCAACAAACCATGAAGTATTTAGGGCAATATTATCGTACCTATGCTTTGGATTTCTGGGGGTTTGGCGAATCGGGGAAAAAAGTACCCACCTTTGCAGTACAAGATTTTGTCAGTATGGTTAACCAGTTTATGGAGCGTCTGGGAATTGAACAAGCGCCGTTAATTGGTCATAGCATGGGGGGCACAGTCAGTCTCTCAACGGCTATCAACTATCCGGAACGCGTCAGCAAAGTGGCCGTTATTGGCTCTCCAATTGTGGGGTCCTCACTGGCATTTTTATTAAAACTGGCTGGTCGTCGTTGGATTGCTTCACTAGTCTTCCAGATGATGGGGGCGCTTCATTTTGGGCTGCGCGTAGGCGCGCCAATCATTACTCAAGACCCAAGATGGTATGAAATGATTTCACGCGATTTGTCGCGCACAACACTTGAATCATTCCTGCTCAGCATCGAATCCCTACGCCGCACCGACCTGCGCCCCTTTTTAGAACAAATCAATATCCCCGCAATGGGCATGTATGGCGATAAAGATGTTATTGTGCACCCCAAACAGTGGCAGCTTATGCAGGCGCATATGCCAAACGTGCGCGTTGAACGGTTCAAGAATGCCGGTCATTTTATTATGCTCGATGAACCCGAGCGATTTATGCATACCGTCCACAATTTCCTGGATAGCGAATAA
- a CDS encoding 4-vinyl reductase — protein MSTATGIYFYPNNMGRIILLALEDVIGQTGINMLTNLSEQVEQNTLPPANFDRHFPFERLSTLMAGLENYYGPRAGRGLALRTGQACFQYGLENYGVLLGASDMAFRLLPLPTKLKIGAELFAQAFNQFSDQQVQITETEEIISWQIERCPLCWQRHTDAPACHLAVGILQEALYWISSGKYFNVEETTCIAQGDSACTIEINKTPLG, from the coding sequence ATGTCAACGGCTACTGGAATATATTTCTATCCCAATAATATGGGACGCATTATTCTTTTGGCGCTGGAAGATGTTATTGGTCAGACCGGGATCAATATGCTCACTAATCTATCGGAGCAAGTCGAGCAAAACACATTGCCGCCCGCCAACTTTGACCGACACTTTCCCTTCGAACGCCTCAGCACGCTGATGGCAGGGCTTGAAAACTATTATGGCCCCAGAGCCGGACGCGGGTTGGCATTACGCACGGGTCAGGCTTGCTTTCAGTACGGACTAGAAAACTACGGGGTTTTGCTAGGCGCTAGCGATATGGCCTTTCGACTGCTCCCCTTGCCAACAAAACTAAAAATAGGCGCCGAATTATTTGCCCAGGCCTTCAATCAATTTTCAGACCAACAAGTGCAGATTACAGAGACCGAAGAAATTATTTCTTGGCAAATTGAACGCTGTCCACTTTGCTGGCAACGGCATACCGATGCCCCAGCCTGCCATTTGGCTGTTGGCATTTTGCAAGAAGCGCTTTACTGGATTAGCAGCGGCAAATATTTTAATGTAGAAGAGACAACTTGTATTGCACAAGGCGATTCAGCGTGTACAATAGAGATTAACAAAACACCGCTTGGCTAA
- a CDS encoding multidrug transporter — protein MQKIILPAPRHIHPFNEPARDLRIQNKPLWLIQRDVLSPYIERELQVGPDAELPNFSGPALVYRDNLYFDAEYIKEFIIQAKKRAGASRAACSANDLAFREHALPLSHSYEKSGENYLLDLWYYPHGSSPHTEPLVIDLFAREIGYYHVPTYMATESGDLTFQVPLRSIIAIDAWTHIFIVDVVFGLFSRGARFEKHLDENPYFKLKVLANAMYEGKQVLESSGVVQIGRNCVIDPTAIIHGPTTIGDNVTIGPGAVIENCIIGDNVNIGQGCQVMLSVIGDGAFLPFRAAMFMTTFMDNSMVAQNTCLQMCVIGRNTFIGAGSTFTDFNLIPTPLKARDGDGRTLGDANRPVLGGCVGHNCRLGSGMIFFPARTIESDVVLVASPERRVVSKDISYEESDHHLFNFAKLHPRLYPRPGEIEHETW, from the coding sequence ATGCAAAAAATCATTCTGCCTGCCCCTCGCCATATTCACCCATTCAACGAACCCGCGCGCGATCTACGGATTCAGAATAAGCCGCTCTGGCTAATTCAGCGCGATGTGCTTAGCCCCTACATTGAGCGCGAATTACAAGTAGGCCCCGATGCAGAACTACCCAATTTCTCGGGACCAGCTCTGGTTTACCGTGATAATCTTTATTTCGATGCCGAATATATCAAAGAATTTATCATCCAGGCCAAAAAACGCGCTGGGGCTTCACGCGCAGCCTGTTCTGCAAACGATCTGGCATTTCGAGAACACGCCTTGCCTCTTTCGCACTCCTACGAAAAATCGGGCGAAAATTATCTCCTTGATCTCTGGTACTACCCCCACGGCTCCAGCCCTCATACAGAGCCTCTGGTGATTGATCTTTTTGCACGTGAAATTGGCTATTACCATGTACCCACCTACATGGCTACTGAATCGGGCGATCTCACTTTTCAGGTTCCACTGCGCAGCATTATCGCCATAGATGCCTGGACACATATTTTCATTGTCGATGTTGTCTTCGGCTTGTTTTCTCGCGGCGCTCGCTTTGAAAAACACTTGGATGAAAATCCCTATTTTAAACTAAAAGTGCTTGCCAACGCTATGTACGAAGGCAAACAGGTTTTAGAATCATCGGGCGTAGTGCAAATTGGGCGCAACTGTGTGATTGACCCCACCGCCATCATCCACGGCCCGACAACCATTGGCGACAACGTGACAATCGGCCCGGGTGCGGTGATCGAAAATTGCATTATTGGCGATAACGTCAATATCGGGCAAGGCTGCCAGGTAATGCTTTCTGTGATTGGCGATGGCGCCTTCTTGCCTTTCCGCGCCGCCATGTTTATGACCACGTTTATGGATAACAGCATGGTGGCACAAAACACCTGCCTGCAAATGTGCGTTATCGGACGCAATACTTTCATTGGCGCGGGATCAACCTTCACCGACTTCAACCTGATTCCCACGCCGCTCAAAGCGCGGGATGGCGATGGCAGAACCCTCGGAGATGCCAATCGACCGGTATTGGGAGGCTGCGTAGGACATAACTGCCGCCTGGGTTCAGGGATGATCTTCTTCCCGGCACGGACGATCGAATCGGACGTTGTGCTGGTTGCATCCCCCGAGCGGAGAGTTGTCTCCAAAGATATTTCCTATGAAGAAAGCGATCATCATCTGTTTAATTTTGCCAAACTGCACCCGCGTCTGTACCCCCGTCCAGGCGAAATAGAACATGAAACCTGGTAA
- a CDS encoding polysaccharide biosynthesis protein, whose amino-acid sequence MDSFAFIIHPIDPKRDVSRKFPFLGRVLPVSLINFFSTFFPPVYLSEIEGITSQATGKQIRGWLIACPLTAARMLELPQKLVYNKIIQTGRMAERLGAQILGLGAFTSVVGDGGLTIAKALKVPVTTGDAYTIAVAVEAVSQAAERIGLVSTQTTAAVVGATGAIGKVCSQLLADKVPQLYLIGRDEQKLRTLQQQLQAQTRTTLHISTDVRTIKNAQIILTVSSAAHTIIQPEYLKPGSVICDVARPRDVSAHVAAQRKDVLVIDGGIVDVPGPVNFNFDFGFPSGKAYACMAETMALALDGRFEDYTVGKDITRQRVDEIAGIARKHGFRLSGFRSFEKPVTEGQINAVRKFV is encoded by the coding sequence GTGGATTCATTTGCCTTTATCATTCATCCGATTGACCCTAAACGCGATGTCAGTCGCAAGTTCCCATTTCTGGGACGCGTATTGCCAGTATCTTTAATAAACTTCTTCTCCACATTCTTCCCGCCTGTATACCTCTCCGAAATTGAAGGCATTACCTCGCAAGCCACTGGAAAACAAATCCGCGGCTGGCTGATTGCATGCCCCCTTACAGCGGCGCGTATGTTAGAATTGCCCCAGAAACTAGTCTACAATAAAATTATTCAGACTGGTCGAATGGCAGAACGGTTGGGCGCGCAGATATTAGGTCTCGGCGCTTTTACATCGGTCGTGGGCGATGGCGGCCTGACAATAGCCAAAGCCCTCAAAGTGCCCGTAACAACAGGCGATGCCTATACCATAGCAGTGGCTGTTGAGGCTGTGTCGCAAGCCGCCGAAAGAATTGGGCTAGTATCTACTCAAACAACGGCAGCCGTGGTTGGCGCAACCGGCGCCATTGGCAAAGTATGCAGCCAATTGCTGGCCGATAAAGTGCCTCAACTTTATCTGATCGGGCGTGATGAGCAAAAATTGCGCACGCTACAACAGCAATTGCAAGCCCAAACCAGAACCACGCTTCATATCAGTACCGATGTTCGCACGATTAAAAACGCGCAAATCATTCTTACAGTTTCAAGCGCTGCACATACCATTATCCAGCCAGAGTATCTCAAACCCGGCAGTGTTATCTGCGATGTGGCGCGACCCCGCGATGTTTCGGCACACGTTGCCGCGCAGCGCAAAGATGTGCTTGTCATAGATGGCGGCATTGTAGACGTGCCCGGGCCGGTGAACTTCAACTTCGATTTTGGGTTCCCGTCCGGAAAAGCCTATGCCTGCATGGCCGAAACCATGGCGTTGGCGTTAGATGGCCGTTTCGAAGATTATACGGTTGGCAAAGATATTACCCGACAGCGTGTTGATGAAATTGCTGGCATTGCCCGTAAACATGGATTTCGTCTGAGCGGGTTTCGTTCATTTGAGAAACCCGTAACTGAAGGACAAATCAACGCAGTGCGTAAATTTGTATGA
- a CDS encoding response regulator, translating to MSQHRLLIVEDDFDISNMLRIYFAGQGYDVDIAQRGAIALEKTRQNLPHLIVLDIMLPDIDGYEVCRQLRTSTRTSHIPVIFLTQKDERSDRLQGLELGADDYITKPFDIEELKLRVQNAIARAERESLTDPRSGLPSGRLLEDHLRRIIRADGWALMDIRINGYQPFKEEYGFVAADDVLRFTAMLLNEIVDELGTPDDFIGHAGGDNFIIIIEAENSATIRGRIKARFSEEILTHYNFIDREQGYISITNASGEEEHIPLMSVGVGLVSPAEHQFADIREITELAAEARRAEG from the coding sequence ATGAGTCAACATCGCTTATTAATTGTTGAAGATGATTTTGACATCTCGAATATGCTGCGCATATATTTTGCCGGACAGGGATATGATGTTGATATCGCCCAGCGTGGTGCGATCGCGCTCGAGAAAACCCGGCAAAACCTGCCCCATCTGATTGTTCTCGATATTATGCTCCCCGATATTGATGGCTATGAAGTCTGCCGTCAGTTGAGAACCAGTACGCGTACAAGCCATATCCCGGTGATATTTCTCACGCAAAAAGATGAGCGCAGTGACCGTTTGCAGGGGCTTGAATTGGGCGCAGACGACTATATCACCAAGCCATTCGACATTGAAGAGTTAAAACTACGCGTCCAAAACGCAATTGCGCGCGCCGAGCGCGAAAGCCTCACCGATCCGCGCTCCGGCCTGCCTTCTGGACGTTTGCTTGAAGACCATCTGCGCCGTATTATTCGCGCCGATGGCTGGGCGCTGATGGATATTCGTATCAATGGCTATCAGCCCTTCAAAGAAGAGTATGGATTTGTTGCCGCAGACGATGTATTACGATTTACAGCCATGCTCTTGAATGAAATCGTCGACGAACTGGGAACACCCGATGATTTTATCGGTCATGCTGGCGGTGATAATTTCATCATCATCATTGAAGCGGAAAACAGCGCCACTATTCGGGGCCGTATAAAAGCCCGCTTCAGCGAAGAAATCCTCACGCACTATAACTTCATAGACCGCGAACAGGGGTATATTTCCATCACAAACGCCAGCGGCGAAGAAGAACACATCCCACTGATGAGTGTTGGGGTTGGGTTGGTTTCTCCTGCCGAACATCAGTTTGCGGATATTCGTGAGATCACCGAGTTGGCTGCCGAAGCCCGTCGGGCTGAGGGGTAA